A region of Desulfocurvus vexinensis DSM 17965 DNA encodes the following proteins:
- a CDS encoding YcaO-like family protein: MRYTLELTATAATIGFCACVPEGPPDADQAAQYLADRPGDVFMHRHLLALVAAMPVAEARALAARHPGNAALGAALAEAALVRPELAPAAPQHPDPAASPLVDLRQQALPRRAEHRAWSALLAANLNEHAPLPAPGSPGAPPVPFSAAEVAAAARGFVSVAEVAPPPPGAHPHPVSAAEASRRAERALAAAGVPLSPQMCHQMSLAPVGLVRQWRVETRVRTGALDYTLAGVHSSFGRGLEFEAAQVALLMEICERRSAWADVGPEGALGYARPLPLTRARFSELPPGAALDPASLPIEVPAADLPLCWVPGVRAQAPGGAGGPGGGASLLVPAQCVFLFANLDEPALLSAPGSTGLGAGACMARARLTALLEIIERDAECVTPHDPARCFRLESSNRKLRAQLAEYAARGLDVWLEDITSELGVPCYRAFAVGPEGQVTKGAAAGLCGPQAAASALFEVPYPFPWGPPTLPGPPDLPVRRAEDLPDLSTGTPGGDLARIEAALAASGRPPVYVDLTRADLGIPVCRALVPGLELLPDFDRHSVLSPRLFARLRG, from the coding sequence ATGCGCTACACTCTGGAACTCACCGCCACCGCCGCGACCATCGGCTTTTGCGCCTGCGTGCCCGAGGGCCCGCCAGACGCCGACCAAGCCGCGCAGTATCTGGCCGATCGCCCCGGCGATGTGTTCATGCACCGCCATCTGCTGGCGCTGGTGGCGGCGATGCCCGTGGCCGAGGCCCGGGCCCTGGCCGCGCGCCACCCCGGCAACGCCGCCCTGGGCGCAGCCCTGGCCGAGGCGGCCCTGGTGCGCCCCGAGCTGGCCCCTGCCGCGCCGCAGCACCCCGACCCCGCGGCTTCGCCCCTGGTGGACCTGCGCCAGCAGGCCCTGCCCCGGCGGGCCGAGCACCGCGCCTGGAGCGCGCTTCTGGCCGCCAACCTGAACGAGCACGCGCCCCTGCCCGCCCCGGGCAGCCCCGGCGCCCCGCCTGTGCCCTTTTCCGCCGCAGAGGTGGCCGCCGCCGCGCGGGGCTTCGTGTCCGTGGCCGAGGTGGCGCCGCCGCCCCCGGGCGCCCACCCGCACCCCGTCTCCGCCGCCGAGGCCTCGCGCCGGGCCGAGCGCGCCCTGGCCGCCGCCGGGGTGCCCCTGTCGCCGCAGATGTGCCACCAGATGTCCCTGGCGCCCGTGGGGCTGGTGCGCCAGTGGCGGGTGGAAACCCGCGTGCGCACGGGCGCGCTGGACTATACCCTGGCCGGGGTCCATTCGTCCTTCGGGCGCGGGCTGGAGTTCGAGGCCGCCCAGGTGGCCCTGCTCATGGAGATCTGCGAGCGCCGTTCGGCCTGGGCCGACGTGGGCCCCGAGGGCGCCCTGGGCTACGCCCGGCCCCTGCCGCTGACCCGCGCGCGGTTCTCCGAGCTGCCCCCGGGCGCGGCCCTGGATCCGGCCAGCCTGCCCATCGAGGTGCCCGCAGCCGACCTGCCCCTGTGCTGGGTGCCCGGCGTCCGCGCCCAGGCCCCCGGCGGCGCAGGCGGGCCCGGCGGCGGCGCGTCCCTGCTGGTCCCGGCGCAGTGCGTGTTCCTGTTCGCCAACCTGGACGAGCCCGCGCTGCTGAGCGCCCCGGGCTCCACGGGCCTGGGCGCGGGCGCCTGCATGGCCCGGGCACGGCTCACGGCGCTGCTGGAGATCATCGAGCGCGACGCCGAGTGCGTCACGCCCCACGACCCGGCGCGCTGCTTCCGCCTGGAGTCCTCCAACCGCAAGCTGCGCGCGCAGCTCGCGGAATACGCCGCCCGGGGCCTGGACGTGTGGCTGGAGGACATCACCTCCGAGCTGGGCGTGCCGTGCTACCGGGCCTTCGCCGTGGGCCCCGAGGGCCAGGTGACCAAGGGCGCTGCGGCGGGCCTGTGCGGCCCGCAGGCGGCGGCCTCGGCCCTGTTCGAGGTGCCCTATCCCTTCCCCTGGGGTCCGCCGACCCTGCCCGGCCCACCGGACCTGCCCGTGCGCCGCGCGGAGGATTTGCCCGACCTGTCCACGGGCACCCCGGGGGGCGACCTGGCGCGCATCGAGGCGGCGCTTGCCGCCAGCGGGCGGCCCCCGGTCTATGTGGACCTGACCCGCGCGGATCTGGGCATCCCCGTGTGCCGCGCCCTGGTGCCGGGGCTGGAGCTGCTGCCGGATTTCGACCGCCACAGCGTGCTCTCGCCGCGCCTGTTCGCGCGCCTGCGGGGCTGA
- a CDS encoding metallophosphoesterase family protein, with protein MPTFLHAADLHLDSPLHKLSAYEGAPVDAVRAATRRALGNLVDYAVAEAVPLLLLAGDVYDGDWQDFQTGLHFAARMRELRDAGVRVVLVRGNHDAQSAMTRSLTLPDNVTVLPAGAAGTAVFEDLGIAVHGRSYAVRDESENFVPGYPAPVPGLFNIGLLHTAVAGSQGHAPYAPCRLADLLARGYDYWALGHVHEHKVLHPAPPVVYAGALQGRSVRETGPQGCVRVDVDAAGAARVRHVPLDVMRWAVLDLDVSGAAGLPEACRALDAPLGAALDAAGGLPLAVRLTLAGRCPAHGALAADPERLAAELRARAGELSSGLAWVERVVLRTAPPGEAGSGASGTPLGALDQALALLADDAGAFAALGADFTELASKLRAVPGTDVDLPDLDDPAARRALLDDVRGLLAPLAGGAGEDAP; from the coding sequence ATGCCGACCTTCCTGCACGCCGCCGATCTCCACCTGGACAGCCCCCTGCACAAGCTGTCGGCCTACGAGGGCGCGCCCGTGGACGCCGTGCGCGCGGCCACGCGCCGCGCCCTGGGCAACCTCGTGGACTACGCCGTGGCCGAGGCCGTGCCCCTGCTGCTGCTGGCGGGCGACGTGTACGACGGCGACTGGCAGGACTTCCAGACCGGGCTGCACTTCGCCGCACGCATGCGCGAGCTGCGCGACGCCGGGGTGCGCGTGGTGCTCGTGCGCGGCAACCACGACGCCCAGAGCGCCATGACGCGCAGCCTGACCCTGCCGGACAACGTCACCGTGCTGCCCGCCGGGGCGGCGGGGACCGCCGTCTTCGAGGACCTGGGCATCGCCGTGCATGGCCGCAGCTACGCCGTGCGCGACGAGTCCGAAAATTTCGTGCCCGGCTATCCCGCGCCCGTGCCCGGGCTGTTCAACATCGGCCTGCTGCATACCGCCGTGGCCGGCAGCCAGGGCCACGCGCCCTATGCCCCCTGCCGCCTGGCCGACCTGCTGGCCCGGGGCTACGACTACTGGGCCCTGGGCCACGTCCATGAACACAAGGTGCTGCACCCGGCGCCGCCGGTGGTCTACGCGGGCGCCCTGCAGGGCCGCAGCGTCCGCGAGACCGGCCCCCAGGGCTGCGTGCGCGTGGATGTGGACGCTGCCGGGGCCGCCCGGGTGCGCCACGTGCCCCTGGACGTGATGCGCTGGGCCGTGCTGGACCTGGACGTTTCCGGTGCCGCCGGGCTGCCCGAGGCCTGCCGCGCCCTGGACGCGCCCCTGGGCGCGGCCCTGGACGCCGCCGGGGGCCTGCCCCTGGCCGTGCGCCTGACCCTCGCGGGCCGCTGCCCGGCCCACGGCGCCCTGGCCGCCGACCCCGAGCGCCTGGCCGCCGAGTTGCGCGCCCGGGCCGGGGAGTTGTCCTCGGGCTTGGCCTGGGTGGAACGGGTCGTTCTGCGCACGGCGCCGCCCGGGGAGGCGGGCTCCGGGGCGTCCGGCACGCCCCTGGGCGCCCTGGACCAGGCCCTGGCCCTGCTGGCCGACGATGCCGGGGCCTTCGCCGCCCTGGGCGCGGATTTCACGGAGCTTGCGTCCAAGCTGCGCGCCGTGCCCGGCACGGACGTGGACCTGCCCGACCTGGACGACCCCGCCGCGCGCCGGGCGCTGCTGGACGACGTGCGCGGCCTGCTGGCCCCGCTCGCGGGCGGCGCCGGGGAGGACGCGCCGTGA
- a CDS encoding ATP-binding protein → MKLRRLELTAFGPFTDAVLAPGEGLTLVLGPNEAGKSSALRGLTQFLYGMPRQFADNFVHQNKDVEIRGVLKFEDGEVLELRRQKKDKNDLVRLPGLEPVEQQALVRRLGGVERGLFGQLFGIDHAALSAGSEELLHSGGALGQNLFAAASGVTGLRRVLTALEDEARRLFTPRATTAAINAALAELRALRAEQKAATVTPAAWAALDRDARRLEERRAAIQVRLDALRATVRRLERLEQGRGPAARRRELLARLDELGPGPLLAADFTERRSRAQAGQDAARREAGEQAAALERLAAALAELPPEAGLLHGAAQIEALHAEVEVHTKAQRDSRTLAGDCARLEAEAADRLRTLRPDLPLERAGELRLARREQERIHELIQEHAALGTALATARTEAEAAAAERDSARTALAALAQAPDTAALAEAAQRAGAQGDLEERLARARAQCAALRQQAEAGIRALGLWSGPVEDVTGLAVPGDETLRRFEEREQALAEEGRAAVRERDALASERDARQAELAALRGAGDVPTEAALRAARALRDQGWALVRARLAGADGGADAGQGQEGENDFVRRLEADGLPAAFEAAAGRADALADRLRREAGRVAEQAALLAAVQRLDTGLTRANQRLVAQAADAAALAGQWRALWAPLGVEPLSAREMRAWAEAHRTVCRTVAALGEAGAEAAALEERAAALGAELRILLDAAGAIPPPGAGLGALLDAARRTAREADALRAARERAAGRVDDLERRARAAAARCGQAREALDAWAARWAVAVAPLGLPAASTPAQVRGFLDDVAELLGVLAQWQGKAKRVADMGRDCEDFRVRVGEAVARLAPDLDGPDPARAVARLFERLGAARDAARRRADLHERRKEAEARHAAALGAARDQAQALERLCAEAGCAAPEELPRAEERARERARTREALAQAEERLAALAAGDVPAFAAQALEQDPDALAAELAAARAETEALGADHEKILQELGGARQALAALDGTSRAALLAERAQGVMGRVQADVDRHVRLRLAALVLGREIERYRRDNQGPVLARARELFAGLTCGAFAGLEADFDERGDPVLLGLRPGGERVRMKDMSDGTRDQFFLALRLAGLHRYLDAQPPLPFVVDDILVHFDDERARATLGALGELARRTQVVFFTHHEHLLPLAQAAVPAPLLTVARLGRG, encoded by the coding sequence GTGAAGCTGCGCCGCCTGGAGCTGACGGCCTTCGGGCCCTTCACGGACGCCGTGCTTGCGCCCGGCGAGGGGTTGACCCTGGTTCTTGGCCCCAACGAGGCGGGCAAAAGCTCGGCCCTGCGCGGGCTGACCCAGTTCCTCTACGGCATGCCGCGCCAGTTCGCGGACAATTTCGTGCACCAGAACAAGGACGTGGAGATTCGCGGCGTCCTAAAATTCGAGGACGGCGAGGTGCTCGAACTGCGCCGCCAGAAGAAGGACAAGAACGACCTCGTGCGCCTGCCGGGGCTGGAGCCCGTGGAGCAGCAGGCCCTGGTCCGGCGCCTGGGCGGCGTGGAGCGCGGCCTGTTCGGCCAGTTGTTCGGCATCGACCACGCGGCGTTGTCCGCCGGGAGTGAGGAGTTGTTGCATTCGGGCGGGGCCCTGGGCCAGAACCTGTTTGCCGCCGCCTCGGGGGTCACGGGCCTGCGCCGGGTGCTCACCGCCCTGGAGGACGAGGCCCGCAGGCTGTTCACCCCGCGCGCCACCACCGCCGCCATCAACGCCGCCCTGGCCGAACTGCGCGCCCTGCGCGCCGAGCAGAAGGCGGCCACCGTGACCCCGGCGGCCTGGGCGGCTCTGGACCGCGACGCCCGGCGCCTGGAAGAGCGGCGCGCGGCCATCCAGGTCCGCCTGGACGCCCTGCGGGCCACGGTCCGGCGCCTGGAGCGCCTGGAGCAGGGCCGGGGCCCGGCGGCCCGGCGGCGCGAGCTGCTGGCCCGGCTGGACGAGCTGGGCCCCGGGCCGCTGCTGGCGGCGGACTTCACCGAGCGGCGCAGCCGGGCCCAGGCGGGCCAGGACGCCGCCCGCCGCGAGGCCGGGGAGCAGGCGGCGGCCCTGGAACGGCTGGCGGCCGCCCTGGCGGAGCTGCCGCCGGAAGCGGGGCTGCTGCACGGCGCGGCGCAGATCGAGGCCCTGCACGCCGAGGTGGAGGTGCACACCAAGGCCCAGCGCGATTCGCGGACCCTGGCGGGCGACTGCGCCCGGCTGGAGGCCGAGGCGGCGGACAGGCTGCGGACCCTGCGCCCGGACCTGCCCCTGGAGCGCGCCGGGGAGTTGCGCCTGGCGCGCCGCGAGCAGGAGCGCATCCACGAGCTGATCCAGGAGCACGCCGCCCTGGGCACGGCCCTGGCCACCGCGCGGACCGAGGCCGAGGCCGCCGCCGCAGAGCGCGACAGCGCCCGCACCGCCCTGGCGGCCCTGGCCCAGGCGCCGGACACCGCCGCCCTGGCCGAGGCCGCCCAGCGCGCCGGGGCCCAGGGCGACCTGGAAGAGCGTCTGGCCCGGGCCCGGGCCCAGTGCGCGGCCCTGCGCCAGCAGGCCGAGGCCGGAATCCGGGCCCTGGGCCTGTGGTCCGGGCCGGTGGAGGACGTTACCGGGCTGGCCGTGCCGGGCGACGAAACCCTGCGCCGCTTCGAGGAGCGCGAGCAGGCCCTGGCCGAGGAGGGCCGCGCCGCCGTGCGCGAGCGGGATGCCCTGGCCAGCGAGCGGGACGCCAGGCAGGCCGAGCTGGCCGCCCTGCGCGGGGCGGGCGACGTGCCCACCGAGGCCGCCCTGCGCGCCGCGCGGGCGCTGCGCGACCAGGGCTGGGCCCTGGTGCGTGCGCGGCTGGCGGGAGCGGACGGGGGCGCGGACGCGGGGCAGGGCCAGGAGGGAGAAAACGACTTTGTGCGCCGCCTGGAGGCGGACGGCCTGCCCGCCGCCTTCGAGGCCGCCGCGGGCCGGGCCGACGCCCTGGCCGACCGCCTGCGCCGCGAGGCCGGGCGCGTGGCCGAGCAGGCCGCCCTGCTGGCCGCCGTGCAGCGCCTGGACACCGGGCTGACCCGCGCCAACCAGCGCCTGGTCGCCCAGGCCGCCGATGCCGCCGCATTGGCCGGGCAATGGCGGGCGCTGTGGGCGCCGCTGGGCGTGGAGCCGCTGTCCGCGCGCGAAATGCGGGCCTGGGCCGAGGCGCACCGCACGGTCTGCCGCACGGTGGCCGCCCTGGGCGAGGCCGGGGCCGAGGCCGCAGCCCTGGAGGAGCGCGCCGCAGCCCTGGGCGCCGAGTTGCGCATCCTGCTGGATGCCGCCGGGGCCATTCCGCCGCCCGGGGCCGGGCTGGGGGCGCTGCTGGATGCGGCCCGGCGCACGGCGCGCGAGGCCGACGCCCTGCGCGCCGCCCGGGAACGCGCCGCCGGGCGTGTGGACGACCTGGAGCGCCGCGCCCGGGCCGCCGCCGCGCGCTGCGGGCAGGCCCGGGAGGCGCTGGACGCCTGGGCCGCGCGCTGGGCCGTGGCCGTGGCGCCCCTGGGCCTGCCCGCCGCCAGCACCCCGGCCCAGGTCCGGGGTTTCCTGGACGATGTGGCCGAACTGCTGGGCGTGCTCGCCCAGTGGCAGGGCAAGGCCAAGCGCGTGGCGGACATGGGCCGGGATTGCGAGGATTTCCGCGTCCGGGTGGGCGAGGCCGTGGCACGGCTGGCGCCGGACCTGGATGGCCCGGACCCGGCCCGGGCCGTGGCGCGGCTGTTCGAGCGCCTGGGGGCCGCGCGCGACGCCGCCCGCCGCCGCGCCGACCTGCACGAGCGCCGCAAGGAGGCCGAGGCGCGCCACGCCGCCGCCCTGGGCGCCGCGCGCGACCAAGCCCAGGCCCTGGAACGGCTCTGCGCCGAGGCCGGGTGCGCCGCGCCCGAAGAGCTGCCCCGGGCCGAGGAGCGCGCCCGGGAGCGCGCCCGGACCCGCGAGGCCCTGGCCCAGGCCGAGGAGCGGCTGGCCGCCCTGGCCGCCGGGGACGTGCCCGCCTTCGCCGCCCAGGCCCTGGAGCAGGACCCCGACGCCCTGGCCGCCGAACTGGCCGCCGCCCGCGCCGAAACCGAGGCCCTGGGCGCCGACCATGAGAAAATTCTCCAGGAGCTGGGCGGCGCGCGCCAGGCCCTGGCGGCCCTGGACGGCACCTCGCGCGCCGCGCTGCTGGCCGAGCGCGCCCAGGGCGTCATGGGCCGCGTGCAGGCCGACGTGGACCGCCATGTGCGCCTGCGCCTGGCTGCCCTGGTGCTGGGCCGCGAGATCGAGCGCTACCGCCGCGACAACCAGGGCCCGGTGCTGGCGCGCGCGCGCGAGCTGTTCGCCGGGCTGACCTGCGGCGCCTTCGCGGGGCTGGAAGCCGACTTCGACGAGCGCGGCGACCCGGTGCTGCTGGGCCTGCGCCCCGGCGGGGAGCGCGTACGCATGAAGGACATGAGCGACGGCACGCGCGACCAGTTCTTCCTGGCCCTGCGGCTGGCCGGGCTGCACCGCTACCTGGACGCCCAGCCGCCCCTGCCCTTCGTGGTGGACGACATCCTGGTGCATTTCGACGACGAGCGCGCCCGGGCGACCCTGGGCGCCCTGGGCGAGCTGGCGCGGCGCACGCAGGTCGTGTTTTTCACCCACCACGAGCACCTTCTGCCCCTGGCCCAGGCCGCCGTGCCCGCCCCGCTGCTCACCGTGGCGCGCCTGGGCCGGGGTTGA
- a CDS encoding DUF6899 family protein, translated as MPYITPERRAAFDEHLQALAAEAHTQGEMNYCIYKLATLVIARVGESYDTLSMCSSAMEHAKLEWYRQRLAPYEDKKIKDNGPI; from the coding sequence ATGCCCTACATCACCCCCGAGCGCCGCGCGGCCTTCGACGAGCATTTGCAGGCCCTGGCCGCCGAGGCCCACACCCAGGGCGAGATGAACTACTGCATCTACAAGCTCGCCACGCTGGTCATCGCGCGCGTGGGCGAGTCCTACGACACGCTGTCCATGTGCTCCTCGGCCATGGAGCACGCCAAGCTCGAATGGTACCGCCAGCGCCTGGCACCCTACGAGGACAAGAAGATCAAGGACAACGGCCCCATCTGA
- a CDS encoding phosphatase PAP2 family protein: MEFSTPAWDNWLFWLINDTLRARLLDWAMPWASSAVLLWLIVGTGLALGVRRYRWAQLAGFLILLLALGVADGGTNLLKEAHGRLRPLNAMPGVHFVEDGRWQVRPPDFTPVKKTDSSYPSAHAANSMAAAVAIALLWRGPRRYIWALPLVVGYSRVYLGKHWPSDVLMGWLTGAGAAFLVVGLVLLLCAGGLRVRLPAQPPPPGR; the protein is encoded by the coding sequence ATGGAGTTTTCGACCCCTGCCTGGGACAACTGGCTGTTTTGGCTCATAAACGACACCCTGCGCGCGCGGCTGCTGGACTGGGCCATGCCCTGGGCCTCGTCGGCGGTGCTGCTGTGGCTGATCGTGGGCACGGGGCTGGCCCTGGGCGTGCGCCGCTACCGCTGGGCGCAGCTGGCGGGCTTCCTGATCCTGCTGCTGGCCCTGGGCGTGGCCGATGGCGGCACCAATCTGCTCAAGGAGGCCCATGGCCGCCTGCGGCCCCTCAACGCCATGCCCGGGGTGCATTTCGTGGAGGACGGTCGCTGGCAGGTGCGCCCGCCGGATTTCACGCCCGTCAAGAAAACGGACTCCTCCTACCCCTCGGCCCACGCGGCCAACTCCATGGCCGCCGCCGTGGCCATTGCCCTGCTGTGGCGCGGGCCGCGCCGCTACATCTGGGCGCTGCCGCTGGTGGTGGGCTACTCGCGGGTCTACCTGGGCAAGCACTGGCCCTCGGACGTGCTCATGGGCTGGCTCACGGGGGCCGGGGCGGCGTTTTTGGTGGTCGGGCTGGTGCTTTTGCTGTGCGCGGGCGGGCTGCGGGTGCGCCTGCCTGCGCAGCCGCCGCCCCCGGGGCGCTAG
- a CDS encoding TVP38/TMEM64 family protein yields the protein MDRQTRIFLKGLVLIASLVAAGLAARHLGLADALNEGWMDAHIRGQGLLGWLTFLALAALATGAGLPRQVVGFLAGYVYGFLAGTLLGVAGTLLGAALSFFYARLLGRGLVARRLARRAAGRVARADAFLSQAPFSTALIIRLMPVGSNILTNLLAGVSSVAALPFLLGSALGFVPQTAIFALLGSGFKVDLAWRVSLSAVLFALSSWLGWRIYRARRRAAALVDEDDAPDTDPSADPNPAPRQ from the coding sequence GTGGACAGACAGACCCGGATCTTCCTCAAGGGCCTCGTGCTCATCGCCTCGCTGGTGGCGGCGGGGCTGGCCGCGCGCCACCTGGGCCTGGCCGACGCCCTGAACGAAGGCTGGATGGACGCCCACATCCGGGGCCAGGGCCTTCTGGGCTGGCTGACCTTCCTGGCCCTGGCCGCCCTGGCCACAGGCGCGGGCCTGCCGCGCCAGGTGGTGGGCTTCCTGGCGGGCTATGTGTACGGCTTCCTGGCCGGAACGCTGCTGGGCGTGGCGGGCACACTGCTGGGCGCGGCGCTGTCCTTCTTCTACGCCCGGCTGCTGGGCCGGGGGCTGGTGGCCCGGCGCCTGGCCCGGCGCGCCGCCGGGCGCGTGGCCAGGGCCGACGCCTTCCTGAGCCAGGCGCCCTTCTCCACGGCGCTGATCATCCGACTGATGCCCGTGGGCAGCAACATCCTGACCAACCTGCTGGCCGGGGTCAGCTCCGTGGCCGCCCTGCCCTTCCTGCTGGGCTCGGCCCTGGGCTTTGTGCCCCAGACGGCCATCTTCGCCCTGCTGGGCAGCGGCTTCAAGGTCGATCTGGCCTGGCGCGTGAGCCTGTCCGCCGTGCTGTTCGCCCTGTCCTCGTGGCTTGGCTGGCGCATCTACCGCGCCCGGCGGCGCGCCGCCGCCCTGGTGGACGAGGACGACGCCCCCGACACCGACCCCAGCGCCGACCCGAACCCCGCCCCCCGGCAATGA
- a CDS encoding glycosyltransferase family 2 protein — translation MPSETSVTIVVPVFNEEQNLPPLLAEITRAMDGGSRSWDVLFVNDCSTDGSLAVIKTLAGQDPRVRYLSFRANRGQSAAFAAGFAHASGDVVVTIDADLQNDPADIPALLDTMDHQGVDMVIGWRRRRQDTWVKRASSRLANRLRDWWTRETVRDTGCSLKAMRTPMARRLHVFKNMHRYLPTLVKMQGGTVAEVPVNHRPRVHGVSKYGTWDRAKAGAYDLIGVRWLQDRAIRYDIDERN, via the coding sequence ATGCCAAGCGAAACCTCAGTCACCATCGTGGTTCCCGTGTTCAACGAGGAACAGAACCTGCCGCCGCTGCTGGCCGAGATCACCCGCGCCATGGACGGCGGCTCCCGCTCCTGGGACGTGCTCTTCGTCAACGATTGCAGCACCGACGGCTCCCTGGCCGTCATCAAGACCCTGGCCGGGCAGGACCCGCGCGTGCGCTACCTGTCCTTCCGGGCCAACCGGGGCCAGTCGGCGGCCTTTGCCGCCGGGTTCGCCCACGCCTCGGGCGACGTGGTGGTGACCATCGACGCCGACCTGCAAAACGACCCCGCCGACATCCCCGCCCTGCTGGACACCATGGACCACCAGGGCGTGGACATGGTCATCGGCTGGCGCCGCCGCCGCCAGGACACCTGGGTCAAGCGCGCAAGCTCGCGCCTGGCCAACCGCCTGCGCGACTGGTGGACCCGCGAAACCGTGCGCGACACCGGCTGCTCCCTCAAGGCCATGCGCACGCCCATGGCCCGCAGGCTGCACGTCTTCAAGAACATGCACCGCTACCTGCCGACCCTGGTCAAGATGCAGGGCGGCACCGTGGCCGAGGTGCCCGTGAACCACCGCCCGCGCGTGCACGGCGTGTCCAAGTACGGCACCTGGGACCGCGCCAAGGCCGGCGCCTACGACCTCATCGGCGTGCGCTGGCTGCAGGACCGGGCCATCCGCTACGACATCGACGAGCGCAACTAG